One stretch of Bacteroidota bacterium DNA includes these proteins:
- the qrcD gene encoding menaquinone reductase integral membrane subunit QrcD has product MDKKFIPRGVQRISFEKFLLWIIPWTALLMLGIYAIYLCLAEGLFHTNMDNRFAFGIWIFLDLTVIALGAGAFFTGFLLYILRRKELKAVINSAVVIGLICYSGAILVLAVDVGQPIRAWFTFWHPNTHSMLTEVTFCLTCYLIVLLIEYVPIVLKNRQLRQIPKFLVFEFELHKLMPVLAGIGTFLSFFHQGSLGGLFGVLRGRPFAFREELGIWPSTFFLFVLSAAAAGPSFIMLTTWLVEKLTKKRLVKPEVYRFLGKVSGIMLIAYILLKSIDTLIWINSTSPGNGFPAFEYYATQSFGTWILFTEIVLFGLMPALILLKSKLRENRKLLLGAGFLVCSGVMLNRFVMTIQTLALPTLPFDDFLTYSPSWEEVATFLFVVAYGVLLYSFTYRYATMFPQEKELTPMNGELSMQEFAKTSNQESFWKPKFVSNMLNRFASSKL; this is encoded by the coding sequence ATGGATAAGAAATTTATACCGCGCGGTGTGCAGCGGATCTCATTCGAGAAATTTTTACTCTGGATTATTCCATGGACAGCGTTACTAATGCTCGGAATCTATGCAATTTATCTTTGTTTGGCGGAAGGATTATTTCATACGAACATGGATAACCGGTTTGCGTTTGGAATATGGATATTTCTTGATTTAACGGTAATTGCTCTGGGAGCTGGAGCGTTTTTCACCGGATTTCTCCTGTACATTCTCCGGAGAAAAGAATTGAAAGCGGTGATCAATAGTGCTGTCGTCATCGGCCTCATTTGTTACAGCGGTGCAATTCTTGTTTTGGCAGTCGATGTCGGACAACCAATACGTGCATGGTTCACATTCTGGCATCCCAATACACATTCCATGCTGACGGAAGTGACATTCTGCCTAACCTGCTACTTAATTGTTTTATTAATCGAATATGTACCCATCGTTTTGAAAAACAGGCAGTTACGACAAATACCAAAATTTCTCGTATTCGAATTTGAACTGCACAAACTGATGCCGGTTCTTGCCGGAATCGGAACATTTCTTTCATTCTTCCACCAAGGTTCACTCGGTGGATTATTCGGAGTATTGCGCGGACGTCCATTTGCATTTAGAGAAGAATTGGGAATTTGGCCTTCCACATTTTTCTTGTTTGTACTTTCCGCAGCAGCAGCGGGACCAAGTTTTATCATGTTGACAACATGGCTTGTTGAAAAACTTACCAAGAAACGCCTGGTGAAACCTGAGGTATACAGATTCCTCGGTAAAGTTTCCGGCATAATGTTGATTGCTTATATTTTATTGAAGTCGATTGACACGCTCATCTGGATCAATAGCACATCTCCGGGAAATGGTTTCCCCGCTTTTGAATATTACGCAACTCAATCTTTCGGTACGTGGATATTGTTTACAGAGATTGTTCTGTTCGGTTTAATGCCAGCTCTCATTCTTTTAAAAAGCAAACTGCGGGAAAATAGAAAACTCCTTTTGGGAGCCGGCTTTTTAGTCTGCAGCGGAGTAATGCTTAATCGGTTTGTTATGACGATACAAACTCTCGCACTTCCGACATTACCGTTTGACGATTTTCTTACCTATTCACCAAGTTGGGAAGAAGTTGCTACATTTTTGTTTGTCGTCGCATATGGCGTTCTCCTCTATTCATTCACTTATCGATATGCAACAATGTTCCCGCAGGAAAAAGAGTTAACTCCAATGAACGGTGAGCTTTCAATGCAGGAATTTGCGAAAACCAGTAATCAAGAATCATTTTGGAAACCAAAATTTGTTTCGAATATGCTTAATAGATTTGCATCATCTAAACTTTAA
- a CDS encoding 4Fe-4S dicluster domain-containing protein: protein METMTDKKQKYGMVIDLDKCNGCGACTVACSIENNIPPALEKMNKRNSLTWLNITTVSNNEQFPKSESVFVPMFCQQCEKETPCMTVCPQNAVDIDPSTGIVGQVPQRCLGCRYCMAACPYHARYFNWWDPTWTEGMKKQLNPDVSPRMRGVVEKCNFCHGRLHAAKQKAASQGNREINPTDYVPACVESCPNKAITFGDLNEATTAVAQSAKNENTFQFLSRLGTEPKVYYHSEKKWVRAMAEKSLTRTQQEGFHG, encoded by the coding sequence ATGGAAACAATGACTGACAAAAAACAAAAGTACGGAATGGTGATCGATCTGGATAAATGCAATGGATGCGGTGCCTGCACTGTTGCTTGTTCTATTGAGAACAATATTCCTCCTGCGTTAGAAAAAATGAATAAACGAAACAGTTTAACCTGGTTAAACATTACAACAGTTTCCAATAATGAGCAATTTCCAAAAAGCGAATCTGTTTTTGTACCAATGTTTTGTCAGCAATGTGAAAAGGAAACTCCATGCATGACAGTCTGCCCGCAAAATGCGGTTGATATTGATCCCTCCACAGGGATTGTCGGACAGGTTCCACAGAGATGTTTGGGATGCCGATACTGCATGGCCGCATGTCCGTATCATGCTCGGTATTTTAATTGGTGGGATCCAACATGGACAGAAGGAATGAAGAAACAACTCAATCCTGATGTGTCACCACGCATGCGCGGCGTTGTTGAAAAATGTAATTTTTGTCACGGTAGGTTGCATGCAGCAAAGCAAAAAGCCGCATCGCAAGGAAATCGTGAAATCAATCCGACCGATTATGTTCCGGCATGTGTTGAGTCTTGTCCAAATAAGGCAATTACATTTGGAGACCTTAATGAGGCAACAACGGCAGTTGCACAATCGGCAAAGAACGAAAATACATTTCAATTTTTATCCCGCCTCGGGACGGAACCGAAAGTTTATTATCATTCTGAAAAAAAATGGGTTCGTGCGATGGCAGAAAAATCACTAACTCGCACACAGCAGGAGGGATTTCATGGATAA
- a CDS encoding molybdopterin-dependent oxidoreductase, with protein sequence MQKTITRRDILKFTGGGILGIMLSPLPWKLLDDSAIWTQNWSLTPPLPHGPITTAFSHCTLCSGGCAIKADCVSGMPYYLRGVQNHPLTHGTICTRGLASHHMAFHPLRIVHPHKFVGKSDNSKMTAVSLNEALDEIAKKIKESNGTIAILDLQPKRAISEIYREFLNKIPNGKYLTSPSCEDGTLSVVKEMMNRTTDSYGFDFENTSMVLSFGAPLFDGWGIPGRMTAFRNSKKAKIVQVDSRYSRTAMQSGEWIAIQPGTEKYLALNIAYVLIHNNLISQNIKRSALDFMQFKNIVDEFNPKNTSQLTGVDASVVTSIAHQLINAESAIVLSSSDPGGGPFDDETEKVIASLNFLIGNIGKCGGIISRREIPGYKNEDKAVQWSTIQDHSIGVLIIDGSDSGYAIPWSFIQKKLIPGNSFIVTLSPILNDFSAHADYFIPSPAHLESMNDVVTSTDSVVATFALSSPLLKRQENTTDPLDVVKEISLRLNIVSDIPTHEELLKQKVNEIYSQKRGSLFIYADQSVVKISELSSADEIWTKLIEGAVWLDEPMKQTLPHSFTLGLATNQSYKNESDGIQLLAYGWRGATSTAQISPILSKVFQETELRNTNGIVSVNPATAHQLGFAKNESATLTTINGSLNVRIKIESTVRPGIIEASIGPLLNGKETPQHPTGNNILNLCEVTNDGTWRITTANLLKV encoded by the coding sequence ATGCAAAAGACAATTACACGACGAGATATTTTGAAATTTACCGGTGGTGGAATTCTCGGAATCATGCTTTCACCTCTTCCGTGGAAACTGCTCGATGATTCTGCGATTTGGACACAGAATTGGTCTCTGACTCCGCCATTACCACACGGCCCAATTACAACAGCATTTTCGCACTGCACGTTATGCAGTGGCGGATGTGCGATTAAGGCTGATTGTGTTTCCGGCATGCCGTATTATTTGCGGGGAGTTCAAAATCATCCACTAACGCACGGTACGATCTGCACACGCGGTTTGGCAAGCCATCATATGGCCTTTCATCCTTTACGCATTGTTCATCCACACAAATTTGTTGGGAAATCCGACAATAGCAAAATGACGGCTGTTTCCTTAAATGAAGCGTTGGATGAAATTGCAAAAAAGATTAAAGAATCAAATGGAACTATCGCAATTCTTGATCTGCAGCCAAAGAGAGCAATTTCAGAAATCTATCGGGAATTTTTAAATAAAATACCAAATGGAAAATATCTCACTTCACCTTCATGTGAAGATGGAACTCTTTCAGTTGTAAAAGAAATGATGAATCGAACAACTGATTCTTACGGATTTGATTTTGAAAATACATCGATGGTCCTTTCGTTTGGAGCCCCGTTGTTTGATGGCTGGGGAATTCCTGGACGTATGACTGCATTTCGCAATTCAAAAAAAGCTAAGATTGTTCAGGTTGACAGCCGCTACTCACGAACCGCAATGCAATCAGGTGAATGGATTGCAATACAACCCGGCACAGAAAAGTACCTCGCGCTCAATATTGCTTATGTGTTAATACATAACAACCTCATCTCGCAAAACATAAAACGATCTGCACTCGATTTTATGCAATTCAAAAATATTGTCGATGAATTTAACCCTAAAAATACTAGTCAATTGACTGGCGTTGATGCGAGTGTTGTAACATCCATTGCACACCAACTTATCAATGCAGAATCTGCCATTGTTTTGAGCAGTTCAGATCCCGGCGGAGGACCGTTTGATGATGAGACGGAAAAAGTAATCGCGTCTCTGAATTTTTTGATCGGTAATATCGGAAAATGTGGAGGAATTATTTCTCGCAGAGAGATACCCGGATATAAAAATGAAGACAAAGCAGTTCAATGGTCAACAATACAAGATCATTCCATCGGTGTTTTGATTATTGATGGATCAGATTCCGGATATGCCATACCATGGTCGTTCATCCAGAAAAAACTGATTCCGGGAAATAGTTTTATTGTTACTCTTTCTCCTATTTTGAACGATTTTTCAGCTCACGCAGATTATTTTATCCCATCACCGGCACATCTGGAATCTATGAATGATGTCGTTACCTCAACTGACAGTGTTGTTGCAACATTTGCATTGTCATCTCCTCTTTTGAAACGACAAGAAAATACCACTGATCCACTCGATGTTGTAAAAGAAATATCCTTGCGATTGAATATTGTGTCGGATATTCCTACACATGAAGAATTACTCAAACAAAAAGTAAATGAAATCTATTCTCAAAAACGTGGATCACTTTTTATCTATGCTGATCAAAGTGTAGTCAAAATCAGCGAGCTATCTTCGGCTGATGAAATATGGACAAAATTGATTGAAGGTGCTGTATGGCTTGATGAACCAATGAAGCAGACTCTACCCCATTCGTTCACACTTGGGTTGGCTACTAATCAATCATACAAAAATGAATCCGACGGAATTCAGTTGCTCGCTTACGGATGGCGCGGTGCAACATCAACAGCGCAAATCTCTCCAATTCTGAGCAAAGTATTTCAAGAAACGGAATTGCGCAACACCAATGGGATAGTATCGGTTAATCCGGCAACGGCACATCAACTTGGTTTTGCAAAAAATGAATCTGCGACATTAACTACAATAAATGGGTCATTAAATGTCCGCATAAAAATAGAATCCACGGTTCGGCCAGGAATTATTGAGGCATCAATTGGACCGTTACTTAACGGTAAAGAAACGCCGCAACATCCTACAGGAAATAATATTTTGAATCTCTGTGAAGTCACCAATGACGGAACCTGGAGAATAACTACTGCAAATCTTCTGAAGGTGTAA
- the qrcA gene encoding menaquinone reductase multiheme cytochrome c subunit QrcA, with amino-acid sequence MKSKIMFIAGIVFGLLIGWYAFPFALYQSNEQPMQFSHVTHTGEKGGMACEDCHTTNENGRFQGIPMIAKCAECHSSALGETELEKQLVEQYITPIKEIPWLVYSRQPDNAFFSHAPHVTLGKMKCEECHDSHGTSASLRVHQLNRISGYSRDIWGANISGISLKKTIGMKMDKCVRCHDDRDRHDGCVACHK; translated from the coding sequence ATGAAATCCAAAATCATGTTTATAGCTGGCATAGTATTCGGATTGCTTATCGGATGGTATGCTTTTCCTTTTGCCTTATATCAATCCAACGAACAACCGATGCAATTCAGTCATGTAACACATACTGGCGAAAAAGGAGGCATGGCATGTGAAGATTGTCATACCACTAATGAGAATGGACGTTTCCAGGGAATTCCGATGATTGCTAAATGCGCTGAATGTCACTCTTCTGCACTTGGAGAAACCGAATTAGAAAAACAATTGGTTGAACAATATATCACCCCCATAAAAGAAATTCCGTGGCTTGTGTATTCCCGTCAACCGGATAACGCATTTTTCTCTCACGCACCGCACGTTACCCTTGGTAAAATGAAATGTGAAGAATGTCATGATTCACACGGAACATCAGCATCATTACGCGTTCACCAATTGAATAGAATTTCAGGGTATAGTAGAGATATTTGGGGTGCAAACATTTCCGGAATTTCTCTGAAGAAGACAATCGGAATGAAAATGGATAAGTGTGTACGATGTCACGACGATAGAGACAGACACGACGGCTGCGTTGCTTGTCACAAATAA
- a CDS encoding ATP-binding protein encodes MNLKQRALRLPPKKISQKLILSFTLIMTIVGIISSYIHVKTQEKQLLEAMMLGADQLSGSISSATWHAMLADQRESAYQTMETIAQKQGITRIRIFNKEGRIMYSTAKSDTGSVDKYAEACFMCHSAEQPLVKVDVPSRARVYTTTENIRTLSMITPIYNEPSCTEADCHAHPTSQNVLGVLDVSMTLEMVDTEMAQLQLRVIIISFSIVIIMSLFIIYFTKHFIDAPIQHLIAGTHAVSEMQLDKPIIIESSEELGELARSFDVMRVRLKQALEEINQFTEGLEMKIKQRADQLKVAHQKILQSDRLASLGQLSASVAHEINNPVSGVLNLAMLMQRIMKEDGVPKERVEEFRKYLSQVVNETARVGRIVQDLLAFSRRSKPFRAKIDFNTMIKSTLNLLDHKIKLSGVKIELYLQHDLPTVHCDGSQMQQVVINLIMNGAEAAQGKQNGTVSVTTRMHIQQDQLEFIVSDNGDGIPEENISKIFSPFFTTKGEGKGVGLGLAVVFGIIEAHKGDIDVKSERNQGTTFTVALPFNETATPKNNELEKTGTAV; translated from the coding sequence ATGAATTTAAAACAAAGAGCACTTCGTCTTCCCCCAAAAAAAATTTCTCAAAAACTGATTCTATCCTTCACGTTGATTATGACAATCGTTGGAATTATCTCCAGCTACATTCATGTCAAAACACAGGAGAAACAATTACTCGAAGCGATGATGCTTGGCGCTGATCAATTGTCCGGAAGTATTTCGAGTGCTACATGGCATGCTATGCTCGCCGATCAAAGGGAGTCTGCTTATCAAACAATGGAAACGATTGCGCAAAAACAGGGGATAACAAGAATACGGATCTTCAATAAAGAAGGGAGGATCATGTATTCGACGGCAAAATCTGACACCGGTAGCGTGGACAAATATGCAGAAGCCTGTTTTATGTGTCACTCTGCAGAACAGCCTTTGGTAAAAGTAGATGTTCCTTCACGGGCAAGAGTCTATACTACCACTGAAAATATTCGAACTCTTTCAATGATCACCCCAATTTATAACGAACCATCATGCACGGAAGCAGATTGTCATGCACACCCAACATCTCAGAATGTGCTGGGAGTTCTTGATGTCTCGATGACACTGGAAATGGTAGATACAGAAATGGCACAATTGCAGCTTCGAGTGATTATCATCTCATTTTCAATTGTTATTATCATGAGTTTATTCATTATCTATTTCACCAAACATTTTATTGATGCACCTATCCAACATTTAATAGCGGGAACACATGCTGTTAGTGAAATGCAATTGGATAAACCGATTATAATTGAATCGAGCGAAGAACTAGGAGAGTTGGCCCGTTCATTCGATGTCATGCGGGTCAGATTGAAACAAGCTCTTGAAGAAATCAATCAGTTCACCGAAGGACTTGAAATGAAAATTAAACAACGCGCAGATCAATTAAAGGTTGCACATCAAAAAATATTGCAAAGCGATCGGTTGGCTTCTCTGGGACAATTATCCGCCAGTGTAGCGCATGAGATCAACAATCCAGTCTCCGGAGTACTTAATCTGGCAATGCTTATGCAGCGAATTATGAAAGAAGACGGTGTTCCCAAAGAACGGGTGGAAGAATTCAGAAAATATCTTTCCCAAGTTGTAAACGAAACTGCGCGCGTCGGAAGGATTGTGCAAGATCTGCTTGCATTCTCTCGGCGGTCAAAACCGTTTCGAGCGAAAATTGATTTTAATACAATGATCAAATCGACACTCAATCTTTTAGATCATAAAATTAAACTATCGGGAGTGAAGATTGAATTGTATTTACAGCACGATCTACCAACCGTTCACTGCGACGGATCGCAAATGCAGCAAGTGGTGATCAATTTAATTATGAATGGTGCAGAAGCCGCGCAAGGGAAACAGAACGGTACTGTAAGTGTAACAACACGCATGCATATCCAGCAGGATCAATTAGAATTCATCGTGTCTGATAATGGAGATGGAATTCCGGAGGAAAACATTTCCAAAATATTCAGCCCCTTCTTCACAACAAAAGGTGAAGGAAAAGGAGTTGGTCTTGGTTTGGCTGTCGTCTTTGGCATTATTGAAGCGCACAAGGGAGATATTGATGTGAAGAGTGAACGCAATCAAGGGACAACATTTACTGTAGCGCTTCCGTTTAATGAAACAGCGACACCAAAAAATAATGAATTGGAAAAAACAGGAACAGCAGTGTGA
- a CDS encoding archaemetzincin family Zn-dependent metalloprotease: MKSIYLAPFGMIDEEAMSTLETSLWQIFGFDIKRLPVLPEPEYALDQKTKQYNSTLILKDLLRRVPNDAVRVLGITQCDLFIPMLSFVFGHAQVNGPVAVISLARLHQQFYHLPENKLLFIRRMMKEAVHELGHTFGLVHCSDTQCAMSLSNAIQQVDKKTEELCANCSILFDEISKHIRRENGMEIVQ, from the coding sequence GTGAAATCGATCTATCTTGCACCATTTGGAATGATTGATGAAGAAGCGATGTCTACACTCGAAACTTCTCTTTGGCAGATTTTCGGTTTTGACATTAAGCGATTACCCGTTCTACCGGAACCGGAGTATGCATTGGATCAAAAAACGAAACAATACAATTCGACGTTGATATTAAAAGACCTTCTGCGTCGTGTGCCGAATGATGCTGTGAGAGTACTTGGGATAACGCAATGCGACTTATTTATTCCCATGCTTAGTTTTGTATTTGGTCACGCACAAGTGAATGGGCCGGTTGCGGTTATTTCTCTGGCGCGACTGCATCAACAGTTTTATCATCTGCCGGAGAATAAACTTCTGTTCATACGCAGAATGATGAAAGAAGCCGTCCACGAGCTCGGACATACATTCGGTTTAGTTCATTGTTCGGATACACAATGTGCAATGTCATTATCAAACGCTATTCAACAGGTTGACAAAAAAACAGAAGAGTTATGCGCAAACTGTTCCATACTCTTCGATGAAATCAGTAAACATATTCGCCGTGAGAACGGCATGGAGATAGTACAATGA
- a CDS encoding sigma-54 dependent transcriptional regulator, which translates to MKKLWNIMVVDDEEVMRESLAAWLREDGYSVDTAESGRDAIEKTKLKEYAIYFIDLKMPGGHDGIETMMEIRKIQSEASIIIVTAYATVDTAITAMKEGAQEYIVKPCNPEEISLLVSRIIKIKNLQRENSILRKKLSKQYNFCDIISKNPKMMEIFGLIKEVASLRSTVMIQGESGTGKELIARAIHFAGDRAGKPFVGVSCAALTESLLESELFGHEKGSFTGATGQKKGKFEIAEGGTIFLDEIGDISPKLQLNLLRILQERNFYRVGGTEQINVDVRVIAATNRNLEEAVRDGKFRDDLFYRLNVINIHLPPLRDRREDIPLLVHNFIEHIGPELCREVHDISEGAMKILLSHQWPGNVRELENAVERAIVTCKTKILMEEDFGFLNVHGNERKQWDIPVELTLDEIENQAITATLQRTHGNIKEASTILGVDRSTLYDRIKKYNLPRN; encoded by the coding sequence ATGAAAAAGTTATGGAATATTATGGTAGTGGACGACGAAGAAGTGATGCGTGAATCTCTTGCGGCATGGCTGCGAGAAGATGGCTATTCGGTCGATACCGCGGAATCCGGCAGAGATGCCATCGAAAAGACAAAACTGAAAGAGTATGCCATCTATTTTATTGATTTAAAAATGCCCGGCGGTCATGACGGAATCGAAACCATGATGGAAATACGTAAAATTCAATCTGAAGCGTCCATCATAATTGTCACAGCATATGCAACTGTCGATACGGCCATCACGGCGATGAAGGAAGGGGCACAGGAGTATATAGTTAAACCATGTAACCCAGAGGAAATCTCTTTGTTGGTTAGTCGCATCATAAAAATTAAAAACCTCCAGCGAGAAAATTCCATTCTTAGAAAAAAATTATCAAAACAATATAATTTCTGCGACATCATCAGCAAAAATCCGAAAATGATGGAAATCTTTGGCTTAATCAAAGAAGTGGCTAGTTTGCGAAGCACAGTGATGATACAGGGAGAAAGCGGAACAGGAAAAGAATTAATAGCCCGCGCCATTCATTTTGCCGGGGACAGAGCCGGTAAACCATTCGTGGGAGTTTCATGTGCGGCTTTAACGGAATCATTATTAGAGTCTGAATTGTTCGGACATGAAAAAGGTTCGTTTACCGGAGCAACAGGACAAAAGAAGGGAAAATTTGAAATTGCTGAAGGAGGGACAATTTTTCTTGATGAGATCGGTGATATTTCACCGAAGCTGCAATTGAATTTACTCCGGATTTTACAGGAGAGAAATTTTTATCGTGTCGGTGGCACGGAACAAATAAATGTGGATGTACGGGTGATAGCTGCAACCAACAGAAATCTTGAAGAAGCAGTGCGCGACGGAAAATTCCGGGACGATCTGTTCTACAGACTGAATGTGATCAATATTCATCTCCCCCCGCTGCGTGACAGACGGGAGGATATTCCGCTGTTGGTGCATAACTTTATCGAGCATATCGGTCCGGAATTGTGCCGGGAAGTCCACGATATTTCTGAAGGAGCAATGAAAATATTATTGAGTCATCAATGGCCCGGGAATGTACGGGAATTGGAAAATGCTGTTGAACGTGCAATTGTTACTTGCAAAACTAAGATACTGATGGAAGAGGATTTTGGATTTCTCAACGTACATGGAAATGAAAGGAAACAATGGGATATTCCTGTTGAATTAACATTGGACGAAATTGAGAATCAGGCGATAACAGCCACACTGCAGCGAACACATGGCAATATCAAAGAAGCATCGACAATTCTGGGTGTAGATCGCTCGACATTGTATGACAGGATTAAAAAGTACAATCTTCCAAGAAATTGA
- a CDS encoding YpdA family putative bacillithiol disulfide reductase, with product MFDLIIVGAGPSGLSVAIEAKKNGLNYLVIEKGGIVHSIQHFPAEMTFFSTPELLEIGNVPFTSAHMRPSRAEGLEYYTKVAEYYALNCHFFESVISINPSGSRFVVSTSQSTYQTKNVVLATGYYDHPNLLNIAGEHLPKVSHYYNEPYSFYHQNVMVIGAKNSAAIAALELFRHGAHVTLVHRGETLSEKIKYWILPDIENRIKEQSIKALFNTQVMEIKEKSVRVKNTDGEYDIENDFVFALIGYHPDYDFLRSCGIALDTESYVPQQNPDSFETNVKGIYVAGSIIAGKNNNSIFIENGRLHGKIIIDALRKTL from the coding sequence ATGTTTGATCTTATTATTGTTGGTGCAGGACCTTCCGGACTTTCTGTTGCGATCGAAGCGAAGAAGAACGGATTGAATTATTTGGTTATCGAAAAAGGTGGAATTGTCCATTCAATACAGCATTTTCCCGCAGAAATGACATTTTTTTCCACTCCTGAGCTTTTAGAAATCGGAAATGTTCCATTCACTTCGGCGCATATGCGACCCTCACGCGCAGAAGGACTGGAATACTATACTAAAGTAGCCGAATATTATGCACTGAATTGCCATTTTTTTGAATCAGTAATTTCAATTAATCCTTCAGGTTCGCGTTTTGTTGTCAGCACTTCTCAATCGACATATCAAACAAAGAATGTTGTTCTTGCAACAGGATATTACGATCATCCCAATTTACTGAATATTGCGGGGGAACATCTTCCTAAAGTGTCTCATTATTATAATGAACCATATTCGTTTTACCATCAAAATGTGATGGTGATCGGCGCTAAAAATTCTGCAGCAATAGCAGCGTTGGAATTGTTTAGACACGGAGCTCACGTTACACTCGTTCATCGTGGTGAGACACTTTCCGAAAAAATTAAATATTGGATCCTTCCGGATATCGAAAACAGAATCAAGGAACAATCGATCAAAGCACTGTTCAACACGCAAGTAATGGAAATCAAAGAGAAAAGTGTCAGAGTAAAAAATACCGATGGAGAATACGATATCGAGAATGATTTCGTTTTCGCTCTGATCGGTTACCATCCGGATTACGATTTTCTTCGGTCATGCGGTATCGCGTTAGATACTGAAAGTTACGTGCCACAACAAAATCCTGATTCATTTGAAACGAATGTAAAGGGGATATATGTTGCCGGTTCCATCATAGCCGGAAAAAACAACAATTCTATTTTCATTGAAAATGGAAGATTACATGGAAAAATTATAATAGACGCTCTTCGAAAGACGTTATAA